CGCCCCGGACTCCTGTGTTTCCAGCGCCACGCAAAGTCAGGTAGTGTCCCTCGAGTACACCCGGAGGCACGGTAATGGGAATGGTCTCCTCACCTTTCTGTCTTCCTTCGCCCCCGCAGTCCGTACAGGCGTCTTTGATCACGCGGCCCTCGCCCTGGCAGGAAGGACACGCCTGGACGTTAACGAACTGCCCGAACACCGAGCGCGTCACCTGGCGAACTTCGCCCGCACCGCCGCACGTGCTGCAGGTTGAGTAGCCTTCCGAGCCAGGCCGTGCACCGGTGCCGGTACAGGTTTCACACGCGACCTGCTTCCGGACCTTGATTTTCTTCTCAGTCCCTTCGGCGATCTCTTCCAGCGTCAGGCGCAGCTTGATACGCAGGTCGCTGCCGGGCCGCCCCTGTCGCCTCGTTCTGCCGCGGGTCCGACCGCCTCCTCCGAACACTTCATCGAAGATGCTGCCACCGCCGCCAAAGATGTCGCTGAAGGCACTGAAGATGTCATTGATATCCTGGAAGCCGGCACCACCGCCCGCTCCGTTCCCGCGGACCCCTGCGTGTCCGAAGCGATCGTACCGCTGACGCTTTGCCGGGTCCGAAAGAACTTCGTAGGCCTCGGCGGCCTCCTTGAATTTCGTCTCCGCTTCCTTGTCACCCGGATTTCGATCGGGATGATGTTCCAGGGCAAGCTTCCGATAGGCGCTCTTTAGCGTCTTCTCGTCCGTGTCCCGGCTTACGCCCAGTATTTCGTAATAGTCACGCATAGTCAGAGCGTCCGCATCGCGGCTTCTATTCGTCAGCCAGCAACAACCACTTTGCTGTGCCGGAGGACCCGGTCGCCCATTCGAAATCCCTTCTGAATCTCAGCGAGCACGATACCCGGCGCGGTGCCATCCGGTGCCGGCTGCTGCATCATCGCTTCGTGCTCGTCTTCGTTGAACTCGCTCCCAACTGCTTCGATCGGCTCAACGCCGAATCTCTGTAGCTCGTCCGAGAACTTCTTGAAGACAAGTTCGACGCCGCCTATGAGCGAGTCGAATGCAGCTTCCGTGTCGACCTGTTCACCGCGCGCAGTCTCCTCCGCGGCCTCAATCGAACGCCGCAGATCGTCGTACACGTCAAGCAACTGCTGAATGACAAGGCTCTGCCCGAACTTCACGTCGGACTGACGCTCCTGTTCAACCCGCCTGCGATAGTTCTGAAACTCTGCAGCCTGGCGCAGCAGGCGGTCCTTCAAGACGGATACTTCGTCGGAAGGCGTAAGCTCTTGCTGAAAACCTTCGGGTTCTGAGGGCGTCGGCACGGCAGCTTGTCCGTCCGCACCATCGCTGTCATCGACACCGTCGCCCACTCGCGACTCTCCGGCATGCTCTTCGAACGTGTCCACATGCTCCTCCGCCGAAGCAGTATTCGGTTCCGCGTCTTGCACTTCGATCTTCTTCATTCGTCTTAACAAAACCGATTAGGTCAATGCTTCACTTCGGTCGAAAGGCCCGACATGAGTGCGGCCATTCCTTCCACGAGGCCCACAACGCGGGCATAATCCATCCGCTTGGGTCCGAGAACGCCGACGGTACCGACGGTCTGGCCCAGCATGTATCGCGCCGTCACAAGCGAGTAGTCGTTAACCTCGGATTGGCCGCCTACGGCTGAACCGATCCGAATCTCCGCTCGCCCGGTATCGTCTTCCTGGTCCACCGAATGTTCGAGCAGAT
The Rhodothermales bacterium DNA segment above includes these coding regions:
- a CDS encoding nucleotide exchange factor GrpE, producing MKKIEVQDAEPNTASAEEHVDTFEEHAGESRVGDGVDDSDGADGQAAVPTPSEPEGFQQELTPSDEVSVLKDRLLRQAAEFQNYRRRVEQERQSDVKFGQSLVIQQLLDVYDDLRRSIEAAEETARGEQVDTEAAFDSLIGGVELVFKKFSDELQRFGVEPIEAVGSEFNEDEHEAMMQQPAPDGTAPGIVLAEIQKGFRMGDRVLRHSKVVVAG
- the dnaJ gene encoding molecular chaperone DnaJ, whose translation is MRDYYEILGVSRDTDEKTLKSAYRKLALEHHPDRNPGDKEAETKFKEAAEAYEVLSDPAKRQRYDRFGHAGVRGNGAGGGAGFQDINDIFSAFSDIFGGGGSIFDEVFGGGGRTRGRTRRQGRPGSDLRIKLRLTLEEIAEGTEKKIKVRKQVACETCTGTGARPGSEGYSTCSTCGGAGEVRQVTRSVFGQFVNVQACPSCQGEGRVIKDACTDCGGEGRQKGEETIPITVPPGVLEGHYLTLRGAGNTGVRGGEGGDLRVEIEEIAHDDFVREGLDIRYDLYISFPDAALGTEAEVPTLKGRARLQIDRGIQSGKILRMRERGLPDLTGGRRGDQMVKVHVWTPTELSDEEKRILKKFGKSDSFVPAPESLEEQKSFFSKVKDVFS